In Hevea brasiliensis isolate MT/VB/25A 57/8 chromosome 13, ASM3005281v1, whole genome shotgun sequence, a single genomic region encodes these proteins:
- the LOC110657099 gene encoding dof zinc finger protein DOF5.6, translating into MGLNSLQVCMDSTDWLQDTIHEESGLDSSSPSGDMLTCSRPLIERRLRPQHDQALKCPRCDSTHTKFCYYNNYSLSQPRYFCKTCRRYWTKGGTLRNIPVGGGCRKNKKVSKKSNDQPINQNPGLSSSSSHSPTDLHLSFPEVQLSHLNNILGTHQGTLANPTFMDSKYNIGMLENPRPLDFMESKLEAIAGSSRNYDFMGNSEIGMVSGLGEMSNHGLPPNFHGLCSPFGMSLDGNNGTIMETYQRLMLPYDHQGNDEQNTIDVKPNTKLLSLEWQDQGGKDTFGYLNNLGSWTGMMNGYGSSTTTNPLV; encoded by the exons ATGGGTCTTAATTCACTGCAAGTTTGTATGGATTCGACTGATTGGCTGCAG GACACAATTCACGAGGAGTCCGGATTGGATTCTTCTTCACCTTCCGGGGATATGCTCACATGCTCAAGGCCCTTGATAGAGAGGAGGCTCAGGCCTCAGCACGACCAAGCTCTCAAGTGCCCAAGGTGTGACTCCACTCACACCAAATTTTGTTACTACAACAACTACAGCCTCTCTCAGCCAAGGTACTTCTGCAAGACTTGCAGAAGGTACTGGACCAAAGGAGGCACTTTAAGGAACATCCCTGTGGGTGGTGGCTGTAGAAAGAATAAGAAAGTGTCTAAAAAATCTAATGATCAACCCATTAATCAGAACCCTGGATTATCATCATCTTCTTCCCACAGTCCTACAGATCTTCACCTTTCATTTCCTGAGGTCCAACTTTCACACCTTAATAACATACTTGGCACTCATCAAGGCACACTtgcaaaccctactttcatggatAGCAAATATAACATTGGTATGCTTGAAAACCCTAGGCCTCTGGATTTTATGGAGAGTAAGTTAGAAGCTATAGCGGGCAGCTCCAGGAATTACGATTTTATGGGGAATAGTGAGATAGGTATGGTTAGTGGGCTTGGAGAGATGAGTAATCATGGGTTACCTCCAAATTTCCATGGTCTTTGCTCTCCATTTGGGATGTCCCTTGATGGGAATAATGGCACTATCATGGAAACCTACCAAAGGTTGATGCTTCCATATGATCATCAAGGAAATGATGAGCAAAACACAATTGATGTGAAGCCCAACACCAAGCTTTTGTCCCTCGAATGGCAAGATCAGGGTGGGAAGGACACATTTGGGTACCTAAACAATTTGGGATCATGGACTGGCATGATGAATGGCTATGGATCGTCGACCACAACCAATCCCTTGGTGTAA
- the LOC110657100 gene encoding uncharacterized protein LOC110657100 isoform X3, whose translation MVRFFQHDFVPRDPRAKPKKYKYPAFYDPYGPRPPPSDKIIQLAERIAALPPEERRQIGPTLQYKLKHPKLQTISTEGMDLGLQGAPAAGATKVEEKKEKTTFDVKLEKFDAAAKIKVIKEVRGFTNLGLKEAKDLVEKVPVLLKQGVTKEEANGIIEKIKAAGGVAVME comes from the exons ATG GTTCGCTTTTTCCAGCATGATTTTGTTCCCAGAGATCCCAGGGCCAAGCCCAAAAAATACAAATATCCAGCATTTTATGATCCTTATGGTCCTAGACCTCCACCCTCTGACAAAATCATTCAACTTGCTGAGCGCATTGCTGCTCTACCTCCTGAGGAGAGACGTCAAATTGGCCCCACTCTCCAATACAAGTTAAAGCATCCAAAACTGCAGACAATTTCAACAGAAGGCATGGACTTGGGTCTCCAAGGAGCCCCAGCTGCTGGAGCTACAAAGGTTGAGGAGAAGAAAGAGAAAACAACATTTGATGTGAAGTTGGAGAAGTTTGATGCAGCAGCAAAAATCAAGGTAATTAAAGAGGTGAGAGGTTTTACTAATTTGGGGTTGAAGGAGGCCAAAGACCTGGTGGAGAAGGTACCTGTTTTGCTTAAACAAGGGGTCACAAAAGAGGAAGCAAATGGCATAATAGAGAAGATAAAAGCTGCTGGAGGAGTTGCAGTTATGGAGTGA
- the LOC110657100 gene encoding uncharacterized protein LOC110657100 isoform X2 codes for MFHLHLVRFFQHDFVPRDPRAKPKKYKYPAFYDPYGPRPPPSDKIIQLAERIAALPPEERRQIGPTLQYKLKHPKLQTISTEGMDLGLQGAPAAGATKVEEKKEKTTFDVKLEKFDAAAKIKVIKEVRGFTNLGLKEAKDLVEKVPVLLKQGVTKEEANGIIEKIKAAGGVAVME; via the exons ATGTTTCATTTGCATCTG GTTCGCTTTTTCCAGCATGATTTTGTTCCCAGAGATCCCAGGGCCAAGCCCAAAAAATACAAATATCCAGCATTTTATGATCCTTATGGTCCTAGACCTCCACCCTCTGACAAAATCATTCAACTTGCTGAGCGCATTGCTGCTCTACCTCCTGAGGAGAGACGTCAAATTGGCCCCACTCTCCAATACAAGTTAAAGCATCCAAAACTGCAGACAATTTCAACAGAAGGCATGGACTTGGGTCTCCAAGGAGCCCCAGCTGCTGGAGCTACAAAGGTTGAGGAGAAGAAAGAGAAAACAACATTTGATGTGAAGTTGGAGAAGTTTGATGCAGCAGCAAAAATCAAGGTAATTAAAGAGGTGAGAGGTTTTACTAATTTGGGGTTGAAGGAGGCCAAAGACCTGGTGGAGAAGGTACCTGTTTTGCTTAAACAAGGGGTCACAAAAGAGGAAGCAAATGGCATAATAGAGAAGATAAAAGCTGCTGGAGGAGTTGCAGTTATGGAGTGA
- the LOC110657100 gene encoding uncharacterized protein LOC110657100 isoform X1 — protein sequence MKFVALVRSICARSTLHEITGSLQVRFFQHDFVPRDPRAKPKKYKYPAFYDPYGPRPPPSDKIIQLAERIAALPPEERRQIGPTLQYKLKHPKLQTISTEGMDLGLQGAPAAGATKVEEKKEKTTFDVKLEKFDAAAKIKVIKEVRGFTNLGLKEAKDLVEKVPVLLKQGVTKEEANGIIEKIKAAGGVAVME from the coding sequence ATGAAGTTTGTTGCACTTGTGAGGTCCATTTGTGCCCGTTCTACTCTCCATGAGATAACTGGGTCTTTGCAGGTTCGCTTTTTCCAGCATGATTTTGTTCCCAGAGATCCCAGGGCCAAGCCCAAAAAATACAAATATCCAGCATTTTATGATCCTTATGGTCCTAGACCTCCACCCTCTGACAAAATCATTCAACTTGCTGAGCGCATTGCTGCTCTACCTCCTGAGGAGAGACGTCAAATTGGCCCCACTCTCCAATACAAGTTAAAGCATCCAAAACTGCAGACAATTTCAACAGAAGGCATGGACTTGGGTCTCCAAGGAGCCCCAGCTGCTGGAGCTACAAAGGTTGAGGAGAAGAAAGAGAAAACAACATTTGATGTGAAGTTGGAGAAGTTTGATGCAGCAGCAAAAATCAAGGTAATTAAAGAGGTGAGAGGTTTTACTAATTTGGGGTTGAAGGAGGCCAAAGACCTGGTGGAGAAGGTACCTGTTTTGCTTAAACAAGGGGTCACAAAAGAGGAAGCAAATGGCATAATAGAGAAGATAAAAGCTGCTGGAGGAGTTGCAGTTATGGAGTGA